Genomic segment of Streptomyces sp. NA02950:
GCGACGGCCGCGGTCACGGCCGGGGCGACCCGCTCGTCGAACGGCGAGGGGATGACCTTGTCCGCGCTCAGCTCGTCGGCCACCACGGCGGCCAGCGCCTCGGCGGCGGCGAGCTTCATGCCCTCGGTGATCCGGGAGGCCCGGACCTGGAGGGCCCCGGCGAAGATGCCCGGGAAGGCGAGCACGTTGTTGATCTGGTTCGGGAAGTCGCTGCGGCCGGTGGCGACCACCGCCGCGTGCCGGTGCGCGACCTCCGGGTGAATCTCCGGGTTGGGATTGGCCATCGCGAAGATGAAGGCGCCGGGCGCCATGGTGGCCACCGCCTCCTGCGCCACCGTTCCGCCGCTGACCCCGATGAAGACGTCCGCTCCGGCCAGGGCCGTCTCCAGGGAGCCGGTCAGCCCGGCCTTGTTGGTGAAGCCGGCCAGCTCACGCTTGACGTCGGTGAGGTCCTCGCGGTCCGCGGACACGATGCCCTTGCGGTCGCAGACCGCCACATCGCCGATGCCCGCCTCGACGAGGATCCGGGCGATGGCGACTCCGGCGGCACCCGCCCCGGAGATGACGGCGCGCAGCTGTCCGAGCGAACGGTCGGTCAGCTTGGCGGCGTTGCGCAGTGCCGCCAGGGTGACGACCGCCGTGCCGTGCTGGTCGTCGTGGAAGATCGGGATGTCGACGCGCTCCTGGAGCTTGCGCTCGATCTCGAAGCAGCGGGGCGCCGAGATGTCTTCCAGGTTGACGCCGCCGAACGAGGGCGCGAGCCGGGCCACGGTCTCGACGATCTCGTCGACCTCCCGGCAGTCGAGGGCGATGGGCACCGCGTCGACTCCGCCGAACTGCTTGAAGAGGATCGCCTTCCCCTCCATCACCGGCAAGGACGCCTCCGGGCCGATGTCTCCGAGTCCGAGAACCGCGCTGCCGTCCGTCACCACGGCGACGACCTGGGACTTCCAGGTGTAGTCGTGGACGAGCTCCGGCTGCTCGGCGATCGCGCTGCACACCTTGGCGACACCCGGTGTGTACGCGAGGGACAGATCGTCCCGGTCGCGCACGGGCACGGTCGCCTGGACGGCCATCTTGCCGCCCCGGTGGAGCGCGAAGGCCGGATCGAACGGCTCTCCGTCGGTCACGTCTTCGGCTCCTTCGCCGTTGCTGCTGTCGCTGCGAGGATGGGCAATCTCCGCTGCCACTTTTGACCCCTTTGTCGTTTTCTGTCGAGGGTAGCCGCCCCAGGTTGGGAGCGGGCGGGCACCGCGTCCGGGCCCCCATGGCACAGATAGCCGCGCCCTGGAGGGAAATACGGACGCCGGGCGTGTCGCACACACGCCCTGAGCCCCGGGTGAGGGGTGTAACGATCTGTTCTACCGGATGCGCGCTCCAGGAGACGAGCGACTTCTGTCACGGTGCCGTTCAGAAAGTCCGCGTTACCATCGAAAGCGATCGAATCGGACATGAATGTACATGTCACCGTCGCTCGGCAGGCGCCGCGTGATCATGAGCCCGTCCCACTTCCCCGGCCACCGCTGTCCGGCCCGGCATTCCACCTGCGCAACCACGGGGATCGCCCGTTATCCGATTTTGACATGGATACCCGTCCGATCGAGCCGGTCCAGATGGCAAGATGCCCCAATCACACGAGGTCGCGACACTCAAAAGCGTGTTCCCGACATCTCGGACACCCCCTCATCCTGCGGGAGGAACCAGCATGACCGCCAGCTTCACGCGCCGTCCGGCCACCTTGAAGTCCCGGATGGCCACAGCCGGCGCGGTAGCGGTCGTGGGCGCCCTGCTGCTGACGGGCTGTGGCGACCAGACCAACAAGGCCAAGAGCGGCTCCTCCAACGCCGCGGGCAAGGGTCCGCTCTTCAGCGAGCTGCCGAAGCAGATCCAGGACGCCGGCGTGATCAAGGTCGGCTCGGACATCAACTATCCGCCGGTCGAGTTCAAGAAGGGCGGCCAGGTCATGGGCATCGACCCGGATCTCGCCAATGCCCTCGGCAAGGCGCTCGGTGTGAGGTTCGAGTTCAACAACGCCACGTTCGACACCCTGCTCTCCGGTCTGCGCTCCAAGCGCTACGACATCGCGATGTCGGCCATGACCGACACCAAGGGCCGCCAGGAGGGTGTGGACCCGGACACCGGCAAGAAGGCGGGCGAGGGTGTCGACTTCGTCGACTACTTCACCGCCGGTGTCTCGATCTACACCAAGAAGGGCGACACCCAGGGAATCAAGACCTGGGACGATCTGTGCGGGAAGAAGATCGTCGTCCAGCGCGGCACCGTCTCGCACGACCTCGGCAAGGCCCAGTCCAAGGAGTGCGACAAGGACAACAAGGGCAAGATCAAGATCGAGGCGTTCGCCAACGACACCGAGGCCCAGACCCGGCTGCGCGGCGGCGGCGCCGACGCGGCCGCCAGTGACTTCCCGGTCGCGGCCTACGCCGTGAAGACCTCCGGCGGCGGCAACGACTTCGAGATCACCGGTGACCAGGTGAAGGCGGCGCCGTACGGCATAGCCCTCAGCAAGGGCAACACCGAGCTGCGTGACGCCCTCAAGCAGGCACTCGCCCTGATCATCGCGAACGGCGAGTACGACAAGATCATCGCGAAGTGGGGCGTCAAGGACGGCGCCGTCACCAAGGCCATCATCAACGGCGGCAAGTGACCCGGCTCCTCCTTCCTCGCGCATTCGCGCTGAAAGGCACAATCCGTGACAACTGAGATCGACAAGGCGGGCCCGGTCGACACCCCGCCGCCCGCGCCGGAGAACATCAAGGCCATCCCGGTGCGGCACTACGGCCGCTGGGTTACCGCGGTCATCGCCATCGCCCTGCTGGTGACGCTCGTCCTCGCCTTCGCCCGCGGCGATGTCAACTGGGGCGCCATCCCGGACTACTTCTTCGACAGCGAGGTGCTGCGCGGTGTCCGGAACACCGTCTGGATCACCATCCTGTCGATGGCGCTCGGTGTGGTCCTCGGCATCATCCTCGCGGTGATGCGGCTGTCGAAGAACCCGGTGACCTCCTCCCTCGCCTGGGGATACATCTGGTTCTTCCGCGGCACCCCGGTCTACGTCCAACTGCTGGTCTGGTTCAATCTCGGGCTGGTCTTCGACTACATCAACCTCGGTCCGATCTACAAGGACGAGTGGTCGGACTTCATGACCCCCTTCCTGGCCGCCCTGCTGGGCCTCGGCCTGAACGAGGCCGCGTACATGGCCGAGATCTGCCGGGCCGGTCTCCAGGCGGTCGACGAGGGTCAGACCGAGGCGTCCCAGGCGCTGGGCATGAGCCACGCCAAGACGCTGCGCCGGGTGGTCCTGCCGCAGGCCATGCGGGTGATCGTGCCGCCGACGGGCAACGAGTTCATCAACATGCTCAAGACCACCTCACTGGTGATCGCCGTGCAGTACTGGGATCTGTTGCAGGCCACCACCAACGTCGGCCAGAGCACCGGCGCCACCGCCGAGATGCTCTTCCTGGCCGCCGCCTGGTATCTGATCCTCACCTCGGTGCTGAGCGTGGGCCAGTACTACCTGGAGCGGTACTACGCCCGCGGATCGAGCCGATCCCTCCCGATGACCCCGCTCCAGCGGATCCGGGTCAACCTTCTCTCCTTCAGCAACCGGGCCGGAGGTCCCAGCGCATGACCCCCATGGTGAAGGCCGAGGGCGTACACAAGTCCTTCGGCGCCGTCCAGGTCCTCAAGGGCATCGACCTCGAGGTCGCCCCGCGCGAGGTGTTCTGCCTCATCGGCCCGTCCGGCTCCGGGAAGTCCACCTTCCTGCGCTGCATCAACCACCTGGAGAAGATCAACTCCGGGCGGCTGTACGTCGACGGCAACCTGGTCGGCTACCGGCAGAAGGGCGACAAGCTCTACGAACTCAAGGACCGCGAGGTCGCCGAGAAGCGGCGGGACATCGGCATGGTGTTCCAGCGCTTCAACCTCTTCCCGCATATGACCGCGCTGGAGAACGTCATCGAGGCGCCGGTCCAGGTGAAGAAGGAGACCAAGGCGGTCGCACGGGAACGCGCGCTGAAGCTGCTGGACCGGGTGGGCCTGGCCGACAAGGCGGGCAACTACCCCTCGCAGCTCTCCGGCGGTCAGCAGCAGCGCGTCGCCATCGCCCGGGCGCTGGCCATGGAGCCCAAGCTGATGCTCTTCGACGAGCCCACCTCGGCTCTCGACCCGGAGCTGGTCGGGGATGTCCTCGACGTCATGCGCGGGCTCGCGGAGGACGGGATGACGATGATCGTGGTCACCCATGAGATGGGCTT
This window contains:
- a CDS encoding NADP-dependent malic enzyme is translated as MAAEIAHPRSDSSNGEGAEDVTDGEPFDPAFALHRGGKMAVQATVPVRDRDDLSLAYTPGVAKVCSAIAEQPELVHDYTWKSQVVAVVTDGSAVLGLGDIGPEASLPVMEGKAILFKQFGGVDAVPIALDCREVDEIVETVARLAPSFGGVNLEDISAPRCFEIERKLQERVDIPIFHDDQHGTAVVTLAALRNAAKLTDRSLGQLRAVISGAGAAGVAIARILVEAGIGDVAVCDRKGIVSADREDLTDVKRELAGFTNKAGLTGSLETALAGADVFIGVSGGTVAQEAVATMAPGAFIFAMANPNPEIHPEVAHRHAAVVATGRSDFPNQINNVLAFPGIFAGALQVRASRITEGMKLAAAEALAAVVADELSADKVIPSPFDERVAPAVTAAVAAAARAEGVARR
- a CDS encoding ABC transporter substrate-binding protein, with translation MTASFTRRPATLKSRMATAGAVAVVGALLLTGCGDQTNKAKSGSSNAAGKGPLFSELPKQIQDAGVIKVGSDINYPPVEFKKGGQVMGIDPDLANALGKALGVRFEFNNATFDTLLSGLRSKRYDIAMSAMTDTKGRQEGVDPDTGKKAGEGVDFVDYFTAGVSIYTKKGDTQGIKTWDDLCGKKIVVQRGTVSHDLGKAQSKECDKDNKGKIKIEAFANDTEAQTRLRGGGADAAASDFPVAAYAVKTSGGGNDFEITGDQVKAAPYGIALSKGNTELRDALKQALALIIANGEYDKIIAKWGVKDGAVTKAIINGGK
- a CDS encoding amino acid ABC transporter permease: MTTEIDKAGPVDTPPPAPENIKAIPVRHYGRWVTAVIAIALLVTLVLAFARGDVNWGAIPDYFFDSEVLRGVRNTVWITILSMALGVVLGIILAVMRLSKNPVTSSLAWGYIWFFRGTPVYVQLLVWFNLGLVFDYINLGPIYKDEWSDFMTPFLAALLGLGLNEAAYMAEICRAGLQAVDEGQTEASQALGMSHAKTLRRVVLPQAMRVIVPPTGNEFINMLKTTSLVIAVQYWDLLQATTNVGQSTGATAEMLFLAAAWYLILTSVLSVGQYYLERYYARGSSRSLPMTPLQRIRVNLLSFSNRAGGPSA
- a CDS encoding amino acid ABC transporter ATP-binding protein, with protein sequence MTPMVKAEGVHKSFGAVQVLKGIDLEVAPREVFCLIGPSGSGKSTFLRCINHLEKINSGRLYVDGNLVGYRQKGDKLYELKDREVAEKRRDIGMVFQRFNLFPHMTALENVIEAPVQVKKETKAVARERALKLLDRVGLADKAGNYPSQLSGGQQQRVAIARALAMEPKLMLFDEPTSALDPELVGDVLDVMRGLAEDGMTMIVVTHEMGFAREVGDSVVFMDDGVVVESGNPREVLTNPQHERTKSFLSKVL